The following are encoded together in the Conger conger chromosome 11, fConCon1.1, whole genome shotgun sequence genome:
- the LOC133140543 gene encoding proliferating cell nuclear antigen, translating into MFEARLVQGSILKKVLEALKDLITEACWDVSSSGISLQSMDSSHVSLVQLTLRSDGFDSYRCDRNLAMGVNLSSMSKILKCAGNEDIITLRAEDNADTLALVFETVNQEKVSDYEMKLMDLDVEQLGIPEQEYSCVVKMPSGEFARICRDLSQIGDAVMISCAKDGVMFSANGELGTGNVKLSQTSNVDKEEEAVTIEMNEPVQLIFALNYLNFFTKATPLSKTVILSMSADIPLVVEYKIADMGHVKYYLAPKIDEEAS; encoded by the exons ATGTTTGAGGCAAGGCTAGTTCAGGGTTCCATTCTTAAGAAGGTTCTTGAGGCGCTGAAGGACCTGATCACAGAAGCTTGTTGGGACGTTAGTTCTTCAGGAATTTCATTACAGAGTATGGATTCGTCTCACGTCTCCCTGGTACAACTCACCCTCCGCAGCGATGGGTTCGACTCCTACCGCTGTGACCGTAACCTGGCTATGGGTGTCAATTTGAGCAG TATGTCAAAGATCCTGAAGTGTGCTGGGAATGAAGACATCATTACGTTGCGGGCGGAGGATAATGCTGACACACTGGCCCTGGTGTTTGAGACCGTCA ATCAGGAGAAGGTGTCCGATTACGAGATGAAGCTGATGGACCTGGACGTGGAGCAGCTGGGCATCCCG GAGCAGGAGTACAGCTGCGTCGTGAAGATGCCCTCGGGGGAGTTCGCCCGGATCTGCAGGGACCTCTCTCAGATTGGCGACGCCGTCATGATCTCCTGCGCCAAGGACGGGGTGATGTTCTCCGCCAACGGCGAGCTGGGCACGGGGAACGTCAAGCTGTCCCAGACCAGCAACGtggacaaggaggaggaggcg GTGACCATTGAGATGAACGAGCCAGTACAGCTCATCTTTGCTCTCAACTACCTCAACTTCTTCACCAAGGCCACGCCGCTCTCCAAGACGGTCATCCTCAGTATGTCTGCAGATATCCCCCTGG TGGTGGAGTACAAGATCGCCGATATGGGCCACGTCAAATACTACCTGGCACCCAAGATCGACGAAGAAGCCTCATAA